The bacterium genome has a segment encoding these proteins:
- a CDS encoding folylpolyglutamate synthase/dihydrofolate synthase family protein, translating into MKIPIHSYEDFVKHLGDREYFGQKLGLERIQSLLARLGNPQEKFRSVHIAGTNGKGSTAAMIAAILEEAGYRTGLYTSPHLQDFCERIRVDGMPITPDEVLKQARHIREVEDEPLTFFELATAIGFLHFAEEGVDLAVVETGLGGRLDATNVIQPVLSVITTIARDHTAQLGEALEEIAFEKAGIVKPGVPVVVGLVPPEALEVIREQASKKGARFVPVVMDLIPPNIPIRLEGAHQRRNANLALATVDVLNALGEIRVNRDAVWRGFENVRWPGRLETVSAEPEGPWILLDGAHNPEAMRAVRDYLEENLEGRKLTVVLGAMADKDLRGILTEIAPLASRIIVTAPAVERAAAPAVLAEHASSFGLDAIVCRGVPEAMGRIVEEIAPEEVLLITGSFFTVGEARRWLADHSG; encoded by the coding sequence GTGAAGATCCCCATTCATTCCTACGAGGATTTCGTCAAACACCTGGGCGACCGCGAATATTTCGGCCAAAAGCTCGGGCTCGAACGCATTCAATCCCTGTTGGCCCGCCTCGGAAATCCGCAGGAGAAGTTTCGTTCCGTTCACATCGCCGGGACGAACGGCAAGGGGTCGACGGCCGCGATGATCGCTGCGATCTTGGAGGAGGCCGGATACAGGACCGGTCTCTACACCTCGCCGCACCTGCAGGATTTTTGCGAACGCATCCGCGTCGACGGCATGCCCATCACGCCCGACGAGGTTTTGAAGCAAGCCCGTCACATTCGGGAGGTAGAGGACGAGCCGTTGACCTTCTTTGAGCTCGCGACGGCGATCGGATTTCTCCACTTTGCCGAGGAGGGTGTCGACTTGGCGGTCGTCGAGACGGGTCTCGGAGGGAGGCTCGATGCGACGAACGTCATTCAACCGGTCCTCTCGGTCATCACCACGATCGCGCGGGACCATACGGCCCAACTGGGAGAAGCCCTGGAAGAGATCGCCTTTGAAAAGGCGGGGATCGTCAAACCGGGGGTTCCGGTGGTGGTGGGTCTTGTCCCGCCGGAGGCCCTTGAAGTAATCCGCGAACAGGCGTCCAAAAAGGGGGCGAGGTTCGTTCCCGTCGTCATGGATCTGATCCCGCCCAACATTCCCATCCGTCTGGAAGGCGCGCACCAGCGCCGGAACGCGAACCTGGCACTCGCGACGGTCGACGTCTTGAACGCGCTCGGGGAGATCCGCGTCAACCGGGACGCCGTGTGGCGCGGGTTTGAAAACGTGCGCTGGCCCGGCCGCCTGGAAACCGTCTCGGCGGAACCGGAGGGCCCGTGGATTCTCCTCGACGGCGCCCACAATCCGGAGGCGATGCGGGCGGTGCGTGATTACCTGGAAGAAAACCTGGAAGGGCGAAAGCTGACGGTGGTCCTCGGGGCCATGGCGGACAAGGATTTGCGGGGGATTCTAACCGAAATCGCGCCGCTTGCCTCCCGGATCATCGTCACCGCACCGGCCGTGGAGAGGGCCGCCGCACCGGCGGTTCTGGCGGAACATGCGTCTTCGTTCGGTCTGGATGCGATCGTCTGTCGGGGCGTCCCGGAGGCGATGGGACGAATTGTTGAGGAGATCGCTCCGGAGGAGGTCCTTCTGATCACGGGATCATTTTTTACCGTCGGGGAGGCTCGAAGATGGCTCGCGGATCACTCGGGATGA
- a CDS encoding outer membrane beta-barrel protein, giving the protein MKKIMIAVLLAAASALPLRAAEARQGFAVGLGPAGNIFLIDTIPVMDPGFGGHVFFNYRFHEQFAFETSFLITTQNGTNVSSGDRGILFLGMPTFDFKYYFLKNDPRFDPYAAVGVGLYWLTEGSVGDSTGGVGLGAQLGVGFDYYITDAISLGFEGVFRSIGLITNFGTPSASTAIFPYSLLGNVAFHF; this is encoded by the coding sequence ATGAAGAAAATCATGATCGCCGTCTTGCTCGCCGCCGCATCCGCCCTCCCGCTCCGCGCGGCGGAGGCCCGCCAGGGCTTCGCCGTGGGCCTCGGTCCCGCGGGCAACATCTTTCTGATCGACACCATTCCCGTCATGGACCCGGGATTCGGCGGCCACGTCTTTTTCAACTACCGCTTCCATGAGCAGTTCGCCTTCGAGACGAGCTTTCTCATCACGACCCAGAACGGAACCAACGTCTCCTCCGGAGACCGCGGCATCCTCTTCCTGGGAATGCCCACGTTCGATTTCAAATATTACTTTTTGAAAAACGATCCCCGTTTCGACCCCTATGCCGCGGTCGGCGTCGGCCTCTACTGGTTGACGGAGGGCAGCGTCGGCGACTCCACGGGCGGCGTCGGGCTTGGGGCCCAGTTGGGGGTCGGCTTCGACTATTACATCACCGACGCCATCTCGCTCGGTTTTGAAGGCGTCTTCCGGTCGATCGGACTGATCACAAATTTTGGGACGCCAAGCGCCAGTACAGCTATATTCCCGTATTCTTTATTAGGTAATGTCGCGTTTCATTTTTAA
- the purM gene encoding phosphoribosylformylglycinamidine cyclo-ligase, with protein MSAKALTYKDAGVDIDAADGFIQRIKPFVKMTERPEVLSTVGHYAGLFALDTSKYRNPVIVSSTDGVGTKVKLALEWDRLEGLGQDLVAMSANDVLCLGAEPLFFLDYFATGKLDVDRAVRLLKGIAQACKDIGCTLLGGETAEMPKIYRGGDFDLAGFIVGVVEKDKIVDGSGVRAGDAIVGVASSGVHSNGFSLVRKIVAQKKLSPDKKYPGLNRPLADALLAPTRLYVRTVLELMTSFNLQGIAHITGGGLIENLPRVYPRNCRAILERHAWPVPPLFQWIQKWGRVADEEMHRVFNCGVGLCLIVRPGDASGVVEALRSRGDEAWVIGRIAARGSGDDPLEIL; from the coding sequence ATGTCCGCCAAAGCGCTTACATATAAGGATGCCGGCGTCGACATCGACGCCGCGGATGGCTTCATCCAACGGATCAAGCCCTTCGTGAAGATGACCGAACGGCCGGAGGTGCTCTCCACCGTCGGCCACTACGCCGGCCTCTTCGCCCTGGATACCTCCAAGTACCGGAATCCCGTCATCGTCTCGTCGACGGACGGGGTCGGGACCAAGGTGAAACTTGCCCTCGAATGGGACCGTCTGGAAGGCCTGGGGCAGGACCTGGTCGCCATGTCGGCCAACGACGTCCTCTGCCTCGGGGCCGAGCCTCTCTTCTTTCTCGACTACTTCGCGACCGGAAAACTTGACGTCGACCGCGCCGTCCGCCTCCTCAAGGGCATCGCGCAGGCCTGCAAGGACATCGGCTGCACGCTGCTGGGCGGCGAGACGGCGGAGATGCCCAAGATCTACCGCGGCGGCGACTTCGACCTCGCCGGCTTCATCGTCGGCGTCGTGGAAAAGGACAAGATCGTCGACGGATCGGGCGTCCGGGCCGGCGACGCGATCGTCGGCGTCGCCTCGTCGGGGGTCCATTCCAACGGCTTTTCCCTCGTCCGGAAGATCGTGGCCCAAAAGAAGCTCTCACCCGACAAGAAGTACCCGGGGCTCAATCGCCCCCTCGCGGACGCCCTCCTGGCCCCCACGCGGCTTTACGTCCGTACGGTCTTGGAACTCATGACGTCCTTCAACCTTCAGGGCATCGCCCACATCACCGGCGGCGGACTGATTGAAAACCTGCCGCGCGTCTATCCCAGGAACTGCCGCGCCATCCTGGAGCGCCACGCGTGGCCCGTGCCTCCGCTTTTCCAATGGATCCAGAAATGGGGACGGGTGGCGGACGAGGAGATGCATCGGGTTTTCAATTGCGGCGTCGGGCTTTGCCTCATCGTTCGTCCCGGCGACGCGTCCGGCGTCGTCGAAGCCCTGCGTTCCCGGGGGGACGAAGCCTGGGTCATCGGCCGGATCGCAGCGCGCGGGTCCGGCGACGATCCCCTAGAAATCCTATGA
- the purN gene encoding phosphoribosylglycinamide formyltransferase, whose amino-acid sequence MSRVAVFVSGNGSNLQAILDAAASPSYPAQVVLVVSNKAGVFALERAQKAGIPVQVIPHGDFPDRSSFEDTLIAAVEKAGADLIALAGFMRVLSPRFVERYPNRILNIHPALLPSFPGTHAIEQAWRYGAKVTGVTVHFVDKGTDTGPVVLQEAIAVSPKETLESLEKKVHSVEHRLYPEAIRLFAEGKIRVQGRKVEIL is encoded by the coding sequence ATGAGCCGGGTCGCTGTCTTCGTCTCGGGGAACGGATCGAATCTCCAGGCGATTCTCGATGCGGCCGCCTCCCCCTCCTACCCAGCCCAGGTCGTCCTCGTGGTCAGCAACAAGGCCGGCGTCTTCGCCCTGGAGCGCGCTCAAAAGGCGGGAATCCCGGTCCAAGTCATTCCTCACGGGGATTTCCCGGACCGGTCGTCCTTTGAGGACACGTTGATCGCCGCCGTGGAGAAGGCGGGCGCGGACCTGATCGCTTTGGCGGGATTCATGAGGGTGCTCTCCCCTCGCTTCGTCGAGCGTTATCCGAACCGCATCCTGAATATCCATCCCGCCCTTCTCCCGTCCTTTCCGGGGACCCATGCGATCGAACAGGCGTGGCGCTATGGGGCGAAGGTCACCGGAGTGACGGTGCACTTCGTCGACAAGGGGACCGACACGGGACCGGTCGTCCTTCAGGAAGCGATCGCCGTTTCCCCGAAAGAAACGCTTGAAAGCCTTGAGAAAAAAGTCCATTCCGTGGAACACAGGTTATACCCCGAAGCGATCCGGCTCTTCGCGGAAGGCAAGATCCGAGTTCAGGGGCGCAAAGTCGAAATCCTATGA
- a CDS encoding ATP-binding protein — MKRARKKTVSKARPPSGNIQKLKRLFNIVERGKFMWESTFDAIRDPVLIIGKDYRIVRANLASAERSGRVIRDLVGGRCYEVFAGRKDVCPHCPLSETLRSGNPRSVEIDGMMSDGDFTVNSYPLASGKSPGPLAVHHYRDVTEEKRLQRKLIQSEKMAAIGMLAGGVAHEINNPLAGILAFTQLLKNEIRETEAQGDLNEIEQAAKRCKKIVEDLLMFSRPHGESELKDISLAETVDQILPLSKLNLKHRNVTLATHYEENLPAVRGNAARLQQVFLNLINNAAQSMSAAGGGEVTVRLAAIPDRSQVTAEVRDSGSGIRKEDMVRIFDPFYTTKGREGTGLGLSICYSIISEHGGKLEVESEVGVGSVFRVIFPAVIPAQTGKAGSSLKSGEILLSPETPSRKNSHG, encoded by the coding sequence ATGAAAAGAGCCCGAAAGAAAACGGTTTCCAAGGCCCGTCCTCCCTCGGGCAACATTCAGAAGCTCAAGCGACTCTTCAACATCGTCGAACGCGGCAAGTTCATGTGGGAGTCGACCTTCGACGCCATCCGCGACCCCGTCTTGATCATCGGCAAGGACTACCGCATCGTGCGCGCGAACCTGGCCTCGGCGGAGCGTTCGGGGCGGGTGATCCGGGACTTGGTCGGCGGACGTTGCTACGAGGTCTTCGCGGGACGAAAGGACGTCTGTCCGCATTGCCCCTTGAGCGAGACCCTCCGTTCGGGGAACCCCCGCAGCGTGGAGATCGACGGCATGATGTCCGACGGGGATTTCACCGTGAACTCCTACCCGCTGGCTTCGGGCAAGTCGCCCGGCCCCCTGGCGGTTCACCACTACCGCGATGTCACCGAGGAGAAGCGGCTCCAGAGAAAGCTGATCCAAAGCGAGAAGATGGCGGCGATCGGCATGCTCGCCGGCGGCGTGGCCCACGAGATCAACAATCCGCTCGCGGGCATCCTCGCCTTCACGCAGCTCTTGAAGAACGAGATCCGCGAGACCGAGGCGCAGGGCGATTTGAACGAGATCGAGCAGGCGGCCAAGCGCTGCAAAAAGATCGTCGAGGACCTTCTGATGTTCTCCCGCCCCCACGGGGAGAGCGAGTTGAAGGACATTTCCCTCGCCGAGACCGTCGACCAGATCCTGCCGCTCTCAAAACTCAACCTCAAGCACCGGAACGTCACGCTCGCCACGCATTATGAAGAAAACCTGCCCGCCGTCCGGGGAAACGCCGCGCGGCTCCAGCAGGTGTTCCTCAACCTCATCAACAACGCGGCGCAGTCGATGTCGGCCGCCGGCGGGGGCGAAGTCACCGTCCGGCTCGCGGCCATCCCGGACCGGAGCCAGGTGACGGCGGAGGTGAGGGACAGCGGCAGCGGCATCAGGAAGGAAGACATGGTCCGGATTTTTGATCCTTTCTACACGACCAAGGGCCGCGAGGGAACCGGTCTGGGGCTCTCCATTTGTTATTCGATCATCTCCGAGCACGGCGGCAAGCTGGAGGTGGAGAGCGAGGTGGGGGTCGGAAGCGTGTTTCGCGTGATTTTTCCCGCCGTCATTCCCGCTCAGACCGGCAAAGCCGGATCTTCGCTAAAGTCAGGGGAGATCCTGCTCTCCCCTGAAACCCCATCGAGGAAAAACAGTCATGGCTAA
- a CDS encoding sigma-54 dependent transcriptional regulator has product MAKSILVIDDEEVLLKALDRYLKTQGYDVSAFSDWEKALEAARERSFDLLLVDLMLPKTSGIEVIRRLRETQPGLVSVVMTGFGTIPSAIEAIRAGAYHYVTKPFDLEDIGSLVAKALEHAQLREENRSLKKQLQQKYGFENIVGESLPMKEVFRLVEKIADTDSTVLITGESGTGKEMIAQAVHYRSRRADRPFVAVNCGAIPEGLLESELFGHVKGAFTGAVTTRAGKFEQADRGTIFLDEIGDMSPKLQVKVLRALQERVVQPVGSSKNREVDIRVIAATNQNLEEAVAQGRFRQDLFYRLNVIPIHLPALRERKDDLPLLVRHFLQKYRQDGRGPATSFSPEAMEHLKSYDWPGNVRELENLVQRLVVLKGGGEIEVRDLPPNLAGRAAVSAPEEAVFPEEGVDLRAMVERFEASLIHRALDRSAGNKNRAAQLLRLNRTTLIEKLKKMGGAS; this is encoded by the coding sequence ATGGCTAAATCGATTCTAGTCATTGACGACGAGGAGGTCCTTCTCAAGGCGCTCGATCGCTATCTGAAGACGCAGGGTTACGACGTCTCCGCCTTCTCCGATTGGGAAAAGGCCCTCGAGGCCGCGCGCGAGCGCTCGTTCGATCTCCTTCTCGTCGACCTCATGCTTCCGAAGACCTCCGGCATCGAGGTCATCCGCCGTCTTCGCGAGACGCAGCCGGGCCTCGTCTCCGTCGTGATGACGGGGTTCGGCACCATTCCGTCCGCGATCGAAGCCATCCGCGCCGGGGCCTACCACTACGTGACCAAACCCTTCGACCTGGAGGACATCGGCTCGCTGGTCGCCAAGGCCCTCGAGCACGCCCAACTCCGCGAGGAGAACCGGTCCCTCAAGAAGCAACTGCAGCAGAAATACGGTTTTGAAAACATCGTCGGCGAGAGCCTGCCCATGAAGGAGGTCTTCCGCCTGGTCGAGAAGATCGCGGACACGGACAGCACGGTGCTCATCACCGGCGAGAGCGGGACGGGCAAGGAAATGATCGCACAGGCCGTGCACTACCGTTCGAGGCGCGCGGACCGGCCTTTCGTGGCGGTCAATTGCGGGGCCATTCCGGAGGGGCTGCTCGAGTCCGAGCTGTTCGGCCACGTCAAGGGGGCCTTCACCGGCGCCGTCACCACGCGCGCGGGCAAGTTCGAGCAGGCCGACCGGGGTACGATCTTCTTGGACGAGATCGGCGACATGAGCCCCAAGCTCCAGGTCAAGGTCCTGCGGGCGCTGCAGGAGCGCGTCGTCCAGCCGGTGGGATCGTCCAAGAACCGGGAGGTCGATATCCGGGTCATCGCGGCGACCAACCAGAACCTCGAGGAGGCCGTCGCCCAGGGCCGTTTCCGCCAGGATCTCTTCTACCGGCTGAACGTCATTCCGATCCACTTGCCCGCGCTTCGCGAACGCAAGGACGACCTGCCTCTCTTGGTCAGGCATTTTCTCCAAAAATACCGGCAGGACGGGCGCGGACCGGCCACCTCATTTTCGCCGGAGGCGATGGAGCACCTCAAGTCCTACGACTGGCCGGGCAACGTCCGGGAGCTCGAGAACCTCGTGCAACGGCTGGTGGTGCTCAAGGGCGGCGGCGAGATCGAGGTGCGCGACCTGCCGCCGAACCTCGCCGGGCGGGCGGCGGTCTCGGCGCCCGAGGAGGCCGTCTTTCCCGAGGAGGGCGTGGACCTGCGCGCGATGGTCGAACGTTTCGAGGCGTCCCTGATCCACAGGGCTCTCGACCGGAGCGCGGGCAACAAAAACCGCGCGGCGCAGCTTCTCCGGCTCAACCGGACGACCCTGATCGAGAAACTGAAGAAAATGGGAGGCGCTTCATGA
- a CDS encoding ABC transporter ATP-binding protein gives MARGSLGMIRLEHITKVYHADGLPVRALSGIDLSISPGAFAVLAGPSGSGKSTILHLIGALDRPSEGRVLIEGDDLYRRSRKELADFRLHKIGFVFQAYNLIPVLTARENVEYPLLLQRIPPDGRRARSEDLLRRVGLGDQSGKRPGEMSGGQQQRVAVARALAARPRIILADEPTANLDSKTGSELIDLFRELNEQYKVTFVFASHDPMVIRRAHQIVRLKDGRVEGEERQ, from the coding sequence ATGGCTCGCGGATCACTCGGGATGATCCGCCTGGAACACATCACGAAGGTCTACCATGCGGACGGACTTCCCGTTCGCGCCCTGTCCGGGATCGATCTGTCGATCTCCCCCGGCGCCTTCGCCGTCTTGGCCGGTCCGTCGGGCTCCGGCAAGTCGACGATCCTGCACCTGATCGGAGCGCTCGACCGTCCGTCGGAGGGGCGCGTGCTCATCGAAGGGGACGACCTCTACCGGAGAAGCCGGAAGGAGTTGGCCGATTTCCGGCTCCATAAGATCGGTTTCGTCTTTCAGGCCTACAATTTAATTCCCGTCCTGACGGCGCGCGAGAACGTCGAATACCCCCTCCTGCTTCAAAGAATTCCGCCGGACGGGCGGAGGGCTCGCTCCGAGGACTTGCTGCGGAGGGTGGGCCTCGGCGATCAGAGCGGCAAGCGCCCCGGTGAGATGAGCGGCGGCCAGCAGCAGCGCGTGGCGGTGGCGCGGGCCCTGGCGGCCAGACCCCGCATTATTCTGGCCGACGAGCCGACGGCGAACCTGGATTCCAAGACGGGCTCGGAATTGATCGACCTCTTCCGGGAGTTGAACGAGCAATACAAAGTCACCTTCGTCTTCGCCTCCCACGACCCGATGGTGATCCGGCGCGCCCATCAAATCGTCCGCCTGAAGGACGGGCGCGTGGAGGGGGAGGAGCGCCAATGA
- a CDS encoding sigma-54 dependent transcriptional regulator produces MSQPNRVNVLIVDDEESLTSALEKLLRRDQRTFAAVASAGEALEFAAKNRVDVALVDVNLPDRSGIEVLERLRAGGSDTEVILMTGKGTVETAVSALKKGAYDYLTKPFDDIERVSLVVGKAIEKTDLLRKIRELEVSGTEEDRFLDIVGKSLKMHEVYQLIDRVAPSNSSVLILGESGTGKELVARAIHQKSRRKDNPFVVINCAALPETLLESELFGYRKGAFTGAFADKKGLFEEADGGTIFLDEIGEITPAVQVKLLRVLQNGEIRRIGGSENSRVDVRVLAATNKDLHQQVKTKAFREDLFYRLNVITLTLPPLRERKDDVSLLAYHFLKKFSEKTGKNVERISMDTLQTLEEYRWPGNVRELENVIERAVVLAEGGTITARELPPKLLGEFFYLPETRSETDFIHLPYRSAKQKALNLFNRAYISNLLRQTSGNVSLASERAGMDRSNFKKIIKKCEINIREFKKRETA; encoded by the coding sequence ATGAGCCAACCGAACCGCGTGAACGTTCTCATTGTCGATGACGAGGAGTCCCTCACGTCCGCCCTGGAGAAGCTCCTCCGGCGCGATCAGCGCACGTTCGCTGCCGTCGCGTCGGCGGGAGAGGCCCTGGAATTCGCGGCCAAGAACAGGGTGGACGTCGCACTCGTGGATGTCAACCTGCCGGACCGCTCCGGGATCGAGGTCTTGGAAAGGCTTCGGGCCGGGGGCTCCGACACCGAGGTGATTCTCATGACGGGCAAGGGGACCGTCGAAACCGCGGTCTCCGCTCTGAAGAAGGGGGCCTACGATTATCTGACCAAGCCCTTCGACGACATCGAGCGCGTCTCGCTCGTCGTCGGCAAGGCGATCGAAAAGACCGACCTCCTGCGCAAGATCCGGGAGCTGGAGGTGAGCGGGACGGAAGAGGACCGATTCCTGGATATCGTCGGCAAGAGCCTCAAGATGCACGAAGTCTACCAGCTCATCGACCGCGTGGCGCCGTCCAACTCGAGCGTGCTCATCCTCGGGGAGAGCGGAACCGGCAAGGAACTCGTCGCGCGCGCCATCCACCAGAAGAGCCGCCGCAAGGACAACCCGTTCGTGGTCATCAACTGCGCCGCCCTGCCCGAGACTTTGCTCGAATCGGAGCTCTTCGGTTACCGGAAGGGGGCTTTCACCGGCGCCTTCGCCGACAAGAAGGGGCTCTTCGAGGAGGCGGACGGGGGGACGATCTTCCTGGACGAGATCGGCGAAATCACGCCGGCGGTCCAGGTCAAGCTGCTGCGCGTCCTCCAAAACGGCGAAATCCGCCGCATCGGAGGCTCGGAGAATTCCCGCGTGGACGTACGGGTGCTCGCCGCGACGAACAAGGACCTGCACCAGCAGGTCAAGACGAAGGCCTTCCGGGAGGACTTGTTCTACCGCCTGAACGTCATCACGCTGACCCTGCCTCCGCTCCGGGAACGGAAGGATGACGTCTCACTGCTCGCCTATCATTTTTTGAAAAAATTCTCCGAAAAGACGGGCAAGAATGTCGAGCGGATCTCCATGGACACGCTGCAGACCTTGGAGGAATACCGCTGGCCCGGCAACGTGCGCGAGTTGGAGAACGTCATCGAGCGCGCCGTCGTCCTCGCGGAGGGCGGTACGATCACCGCTCGGGAGCTGCCGCCCAAGCTCTTGGGCGAATTCTTCTACCTGCCCGAGACGCGCTCGGAGACGGATTTCATCCATCTGCCGTACAGGAGCGCGAAGCAAAAAGCCTTGAATCTTTTCAACCGGGCCTATATTTCGAACCTTCTCCGGCAGACGTCGGGAAACGTCTCGCTCGCCTCCGAAAGGGCGGGGATGGACCGGAGCAATTTCAAGAAAATTATCAAGAAGTGCGAAATCAACATTCGCGAATTTAAGAAGAGGGAAACGGCATGA
- a CDS encoding sigma-54 dependent transcriptional regulator encodes MSARILVVSFREKLDKKIHGLLAKDGAEVREIGRDDLRQQPVPASDVVLLNCGGESFESGRDLLARLKSKDENLPVIFLTKLTGVDHAVEIMKSGAFDYFQIPPNLEKLKLAVDRASRASEMSRKMSLLESQVGWEDRLDDIVGISPQMQEIFQMVKTVARSNATALIMGESGTGKELIAKAIHRHSDRAQNKFIDINCGAIPKELLENELFGHERGAFTGADRQYIGSCERAHGGTLFLDEVSEMDPSLQVKLLRVLQERTISRIGGNEKINIDIRVIAATNKDLRAEVDKGAFREDLYYRLNVVPIHLPPLRQRRTDIPPLAQYFLEKYAKENEKRFRGFTPEAMEALVQYDWPGNVRELENNIERIVVLHEDSRVKPAYLPRFIATAEKKGEVDASEWDQGFQKILPLKTVEQYAIESAIKRCMGDVLTAAKKLGIGQATLYRKIKKYGIKAA; translated from the coding sequence ATGAGCGCGCGCATCCTGGTCGTTTCGTTCCGCGAGAAGCTGGACAAGAAGATTCACGGACTCCTGGCCAAGGACGGGGCGGAGGTGAGGGAGATCGGACGCGACGACCTGCGCCAGCAGCCGGTGCCCGCCTCCGACGTTGTGCTGCTCAACTGCGGCGGAGAATCCTTCGAATCCGGGCGCGATTTGCTCGCCCGCCTCAAGTCCAAGGACGAGAACCTTCCCGTCATCTTCCTCACCAAGCTGACCGGCGTCGACCACGCCGTCGAGATCATGAAGAGCGGGGCCTTCGACTACTTTCAAATCCCGCCCAACCTGGAAAAGCTGAAGCTCGCCGTCGATCGGGCCTCGCGGGCCTCCGAGATGAGCCGGAAGATGAGCCTCTTGGAGAGCCAGGTCGGGTGGGAGGACCGCCTGGACGACATCGTCGGCATCTCGCCGCAGATGCAGGAGATCTTCCAGATGGTGAAGACGGTCGCGCGCTCGAACGCCACCGCACTGATCATGGGCGAGAGCGGAACCGGCAAGGAGCTGATCGCCAAGGCCATCCACCGCCACTCGGACCGCGCTCAGAACAAATTCATCGACATCAACTGCGGGGCCATCCCCAAGGAACTCTTGGAGAACGAGCTCTTCGGCCATGAGCGCGGCGCATTCACGGGGGCCGACCGCCAGTACATCGGGAGCTGCGAGCGCGCGCACGGGGGGACGCTCTTCCTGGACGAAGTCTCCGAGATGGACCCGAGCCTGCAGGTCAAGCTCCTGCGCGTGCTGCAGGAACGGACGATTTCGAGGATCGGCGGCAACGAGAAGATCAACATCGACATCCGCGTCATCGCCGCGACCAACAAGGACCTGCGCGCCGAGGTGGACAAGGGAGCCTTCCGCGAGGATCTCTACTACCGGCTGAACGTCGTGCCCATTCACCTGCCTCCCCTCCGCCAGCGAAGGACGGACATCCCGCCGCTCGCCCAGTATTTTTTGGAAAAATACGCCAAGGAGAACGAAAAGCGATTCCGCGGTTTCACGCCGGAGGCCATGGAGGCGCTGGTCCAGTATGACTGGCCGGGGAACGTGCGCGAACTGGAGAACAACATCGAGCGCATTGTCGTCCTGCACGAAGACAGCCGCGTCAAGCCCGCATACCTGCCCCGTTTCATCGCCACCGCCGAGAAGAAGGGGGAGGTCGATGCCTCCGAATGGGATCAGGGCTTTCAAAAGATCCTGCCCTTGAAAACGGTGGAGCAGTACGCCATTGAGAGCGCGATCAAGCGATGCATGGGGGACGTGCTGACGGCCGCCAAAAAGCTGGGGATCGGTCAGGCGACCCTGTACCGCAAAATCAAGAAATACGGCATCAAGGCGGCGTGA